One genomic region from Paroceanicella profunda encodes:
- a CDS encoding type II toxin-antitoxin system HicA family toxin: MEKNSKAIIARLQKEGFTVVSQRGSHVKLRKGDRTVIVPHPKRDLPTGTARNIAKQAGWI, from the coding sequence ATGGAGAAGAATTCAAAGGCGATCATCGCCCGGCTCCAGAAGGAAGGCTTCACCGTGGTTTCGCAGAGGGGATCGCACGTGAAGCTGAGGAAAGGAGACCGGACGGTTATCGTCCCCCACCCGAAGCGGGATCTGCCAACAGGCACAGCCCGCAACATAGCGAAGCAGGCGGGCTGGATTTAA
- a CDS encoding multicopper oxidase family protein codes for MTTFSRRGFLSASVGLSASLMLSGRAGAAPRPLPLTAETRVIDIRGRAATVPGLTNALGGQGLILDPDQPFRVDLRNALAEDTIIHWHGQIPPNDQDGAPNTTPMLRPGELRAYDFTPRPGTFWMHSHVPQQEIALLAAPLIVRRPEDLTEDRQEVVMFLHDFSFRPAGEVLAAITGMSGQAHPMAHAMAPDSAPRAGAAPMSMPMPMPMQHGGAGHGMNMAGMAMDLNDFDFDAYLANDRTLDDPDVVRVERGGRVHLRIINAASMTSFRVDTGRVQGRLIAVDGDPVVPHTASRFPISSGQRLEIVLDLPQDGEPLPVLALREGTRDRAGIVLAPAGRPVGKISAQGEQAAAPVSGDMSLELALQARAPLPARRPTRRHMVMLNGAMDPYVWTINGETWSRHTPIPATRGERVELMFHNMSAMAHPMHLHGHVFQVVAVGDRPIAGAVRDTVLVPPMGSVTVALDAGEPAPWMLHCHHMAHLATGMMTEFAVLPEG; via the coding sequence ATGACCACTTTCTCCCGCCGCGGCTTCCTGTCCGCCTCCGTCGGCCTGTCCGCCAGCCTGATGCTGTCCGGGCGCGCCGGCGCCGCCCCCCGCCCGCTCCCGCTCACCGCCGAGACCCGGGTCATCGACATCCGCGGACGCGCCGCCACCGTGCCCGGCCTGACGAATGCCCTGGGGGGACAGGGGCTGATCCTCGACCCGGACCAGCCCTTCCGCGTGGACCTGCGCAACGCCCTCGCCGAGGACACCATCATCCACTGGCACGGCCAGATCCCCCCCAACGACCAGGATGGCGCGCCGAACACCACCCCCATGCTGCGCCCGGGCGAGCTGCGCGCCTATGACTTCACCCCGCGCCCCGGGACGTTCTGGATGCACAGCCATGTGCCGCAGCAGGAAATCGCCCTGCTGGCCGCGCCGCTGATCGTCCGGCGACCGGAGGACCTGACGGAGGATCGCCAGGAGGTGGTGATGTTCCTGCATGATTTCAGCTTCCGCCCCGCCGGCGAGGTGCTGGCCGCCATCACCGGCATGTCTGGGCAGGCGCACCCGATGGCCCACGCCATGGCGCCGGACAGTGCGCCACGGGCCGGGGCCGCACCGATGTCGATGCCGATGCCGATGCCGATGCAGCACGGGGGAGCGGGGCACGGCATGAACATGGCCGGAATGGCCATGGATCTCAATGACTTCGACTTCGATGCCTATCTCGCCAATGACCGCACGCTGGATGACCCGGACGTGGTGCGGGTGGAGCGTGGCGGCCGCGTCCACCTGCGCATCATCAACGCCGCCTCCATGACCAGTTTCCGGGTCGACACCGGCAGGGTGCAGGGCCGGCTGATCGCGGTGGACGGCGATCCGGTGGTGCCGCACACGGCCTCCCGCTTCCCCATCTCCTCCGGTCAGCGGCTGGAGATCGTGCTCGACCTGCCGCAGGACGGGGAGCCGCTGCCGGTGCTCGCCCTGCGCGAAGGCACGCGGGACCGTGCGGGGATCGTGCTCGCTCCGGCGGGCCGCCCGGTCGGGAAGATCTCCGCGCAAGGGGAGCAGGCCGCGGCGCCCGTCTCCGGAGACATGTCGCTGGAACTGGCGCTGCAGGCACGGGCGCCGCTGCCCGCGCGCAGGCCCACCCGCCGGCACATGGTGATGCTCAACGGCGCGATGGACCCCTATGTCTGGACCATCAACGGCGAGACCTGGAGCCGGCACACGCCGATCCCGGCCACCCGGGGCGAGCGGGTGGAGCTGATGTTCCACAACATGTCGGCAATGGCGCACCCGATGCACCTGCACGGGCATGTCTTCCAGGTGGTCGCTGTCGGAGACCGGCCGATCGCCGGCGCGGTGCGCGACACGGTTCTCGTGCCGCCGATGGGCTCGGTGACCGTGGCGCTCGATGCCGGGGAGCCCGCGCCCTGGATGCTGCATTGCCACCACATGGCGCATCTCGCCACCGGGATGATGACGGAGTTCGCCGTGCTGCCGGAGGGCTGA
- a CDS encoding SDR family NAD(P)-dependent oxidoreductase: MPTKTLITGASTGIGATYADRFARRGHDLVLVARDTARMDALATRLRADTGVAIDILPADLTEAADIARVEARLREDADIGILVNNAGAGLLGSFAEQDSADLARLITLNVTSLTQLANAAASRFAREGRGSIINIASVVGLMPEFGMTVYGATKAFVIFLSQALAHELGPRGVYVQGVLPSGTRTEIWERSGVDPANLPPMMDVNDLVDAALQGFDRHEAITIPALPEAALWDAYQSARQDMLPGFGNTLPAERYRG, from the coding sequence ATGCCCACGAAGACCCTCATCACCGGCGCCTCGACAGGCATCGGCGCCACCTACGCGGACCGTTTCGCCCGGCGGGGGCACGACCTCGTGCTCGTCGCCCGTGACACCGCGCGGATGGACGCCCTGGCCACCAGGCTGCGCGCGGACACCGGCGTTGCCATCGACATCCTGCCCGCCGACCTGACCGAGGCGGCAGACATCGCCCGGGTCGAGGCACGGCTGCGCGAGGACGCGGATATCGGGATCCTGGTGAACAATGCCGGGGCCGGGCTGCTCGGCAGTTTCGCCGAGCAGGACAGCGCCGACCTCGCCCGGCTGATCACGCTGAACGTGACCAGCCTGACGCAGCTCGCCAACGCCGCCGCCTCCCGCTTCGCGCGCGAGGGCCGCGGGTCGATCATCAACATCGCCTCGGTGGTGGGGCTGATGCCGGAGTTCGGCATGACGGTCTACGGCGCCACGAAGGCCTTCGTGATCTTCCTGTCGCAGGCGCTGGCCCATGAACTCGGCCCCCGGGGCGTCTACGTGCAGGGCGTGCTTCCGTCAGGCACGCGCACGGAGATCTGGGAGCGCAGCGGGGTCGATCCCGCCAACCTGCCGCCGATGATGGACGTGAACGACCTGGTCGACGCCGCCTTGCAGGGCTTCGACCGCCACGAGGCGATCACCATCCCCGCCCTGCCCGAAGCGGCTCTCTGGGACGCCTACCAGAGCGCGCGCCAGGACATGCTGCCGGGCTTCGGCAACACCCTGCCGGCAGAGCGCTATCGCGGCTGA
- a CDS encoding thermonuclease family protein, whose translation MIAIHPVDITSMHFWGCSEMRSRAYLVAATLSLAAASSACGDDLPDCGLYAYRADITRVIDGDTVVANVDLGFDVWLHNEHLRLYQVQAPERGEAGYDEAEEALRARVEGKSLYICTHQMKRLDREATGSFGRYLVTLYEGGESVNDWLVREGFAVEYLR comes from the coding sequence GTGATCGCAATTCACCCGGTAGACATTACCTCTATGCACTTCTGGGGCTGCTCTGAGATGCGTTCCCGGGCATATCTGGTGGCCGCGACGCTTTCGCTCGCGGCGGCCTCAAGCGCGTGTGGAGACGACCTCCCGGACTGCGGGCTGTATGCCTACCGCGCCGACATCACCCGGGTGATCGACGGCGACACAGTGGTCGCGAACGTGGATCTCGGTTTCGACGTCTGGCTCCACAACGAGCACCTCCGGCTCTACCAGGTGCAGGCGCCGGAGCGCGGCGAAGCTGGTTACGATGAGGCGGAGGAAGCGCTGCGGGCTAGGGTGGAGGGAAAGAGCCTCTACATCTGTACTCACCAGATGAAGCGCCTCGACCGGGAGGCGACGGGGTCATTCGGGCGGTATCTTGTGACGCTCTATGAGGGTGGGGAGAGCGTGAACGACTGGCTGGTGCGGGAGGGGTTCGCCGTGGAGTATTTGAGGTGA
- a CDS encoding type II toxin-antitoxin system HicB family antitoxin, giving the protein MIYWAIVHHDPGSAYGVSFPDVPDCFAAADEEEDLMANAIAALDDYFADGHVMPAASGLEQVRAAVAEDLAEGAFLVQVPAIRRLTKTVRANISMEQGLLEAIDEAAEQLDMNRSAFLAQAARNEIHRTKAA; this is encoded by the coding sequence ATGATCTACTGGGCCATTGTCCACCACGACCCGGGAAGCGCCTACGGCGTTTCCTTCCCGGATGTGCCGGACTGCTTTGCAGCAGCCGACGAAGAAGAGGATCTGATGGCCAATGCCATCGCGGCTCTCGACGACTACTTCGCCGACGGCCATGTGATGCCCGCAGCCAGCGGCCTCGAGCAGGTGCGCGCGGCTGTCGCCGAGGATCTCGCCGAGGGCGCATTCCTCGTCCAGGTTCCGGCGATCCGCCGCCTCACCAAGACGGTGCGAGCGAATATCAGCATGGAGCAAGGCCTGCTCGAAGCCATCGATGAAGCAGCGGAGCAGCTCGACATGAACCGCTCCGCCTTCCTGGCGCAGGCGGCCAGAAACGAGATCCACCGCACGAAAGCGGCCTGA
- a CDS encoding TetR/AcrR family transcriptional regulator codes for MKVSKEQMAENRGRILAQAARLFRDKGFDGVSVAEVMKAAGLTHGGFYGHFASKDDLIAQTMAHALADAETDKDGFDAALASYLSPAHRDAPGAGCPTAAFASDARRQAPEARAAMSAGLERHVARLATSLEEKGVPDTRTAAIGTWSAMVGAVILARSVDDAALSDEILRRTRDWITAALAE; via the coding sequence ATGAAAGTGTCGAAAGAGCAGATGGCCGAAAATCGCGGCCGCATCCTGGCGCAGGCCGCGCGGCTGTTTCGCGACAAGGGGTTCGACGGGGTGTCCGTGGCCGAGGTGATGAAGGCCGCGGGCCTCACGCATGGCGGTTTCTACGGCCATTTCGCGTCGAAGGATGATCTGATCGCGCAGACCATGGCGCATGCCCTCGCCGACGCGGAAACGGACAAGGATGGCTTCGACGCGGCGCTTGCCTCCTACCTGTCGCCCGCGCATCGTGACGCGCCGGGCGCGGGCTGTCCGACCGCGGCATTCGCCTCGGACGCGCGCCGCCAGGCGCCCGAGGCCCGCGCGGCGATGTCCGCAGGGCTCGAGCGGCATGTCGCCCGGCTTGCAACCTCGCTGGAGGAGAAGGGTGTGCCGGACACCCGCACCGCCGCGATCGGCACGTGGTCCGCGATGGTCGGCGCGGTGATCCTGGCGCGCTCCGTCGATGACGCGGCCCTCTCGGACGAGATCCTTCGGCGCACGCGGGACTGGATCACCGCCGCCCTGGCGGAGTGA